From one Macellibacteroides fermentans genomic stretch:
- a CDS encoding DUF4391 domain-containing protein → MIEYFNIPSGALINTPISKKLFAEKAPLSSGEKRLLREEIEKLTMKGLLQTRTIGLAAYMDDEQAYDQITIAEASIKNPAKAMPVATMVQKAFPAPMFLVIHCGESFCVNWCVKRINQADKTRRVMEEHQITRFFVPEGDDSIIRAWLPSLDITRIRCNSLKELFEALANRLLMLAVSDEAGIYLESDRQKTEQYRVLLEQLNTNRMEQKRITAEVKAETQFNLRLKLTTKLKELQQQEKILKNQLI, encoded by the coding sequence ATGATAGAGTACTTCAACATACCGTCCGGGGCATTAATCAATACGCCTATCAGCAAAAAACTTTTTGCCGAGAAAGCGCCTTTGTCTTCCGGGGAAAAACGATTGTTGCGTGAAGAGATAGAAAAGCTCACGATGAAAGGTTTATTGCAGACCCGCACCATTGGATTGGCTGCATACATGGATGATGAACAGGCTTACGACCAAATCACCATTGCCGAAGCAAGTATCAAGAATCCGGCTAAAGCGATGCCGGTAGCTACCATGGTACAGAAAGCCTTTCCTGCTCCGATGTTTTTAGTGATTCATTGTGGCGAAAGTTTTTGTGTGAATTGGTGCGTAAAACGAATCAATCAGGCGGATAAAACAAGGCGGGTGATGGAAGAACATCAAATAACCCGTTTCTTTGTACCTGAAGGCGACGATAGCATTATCCGTGCTTGGTTGCCTTCGTTAGATATAACACGCATCCGCTGTAATTCACTGAAAGAACTATTCGAAGCCTTGGCAAACCGCCTGTTGATGCTGGCAGTTTCCGACGAGGCAGGTATCTATCTCGAAAGCGACAGGCAGAAAACAGAGCAATACCGTGTCTTGCTGGAACAGTTAAATACCAACCGCATGGAACAAAAACGAATAACCGCTGAAGTAAAAGCGGAAACGCAATTCAACCTCCGTTTAAAGCTGACAACAAAACTGAAAGAGTTACAACAACAAGAAAAAATATTGAAAAATCAATTGATATAG
- a CDS encoding helix-turn-helix transcriptional regulator, whose amino-acid sequence MSERKVTNRIKVVLAEKGKTNRWLAERIAKNETTISRWCSNKAQPSVEVFGLIAEALDVDVRVLFNTTKE is encoded by the coding sequence ATGTCAGAGAGAAAAGTCACAAATAGAATTAAGGTCGTTTTAGCTGAAAAAGGCAAAACCAATCGCTGGCTTGCGGAGAGAATAGCTAAAAATGAAACAACCATATCCCGATGGTGTTCTAACAAAGCGCAGCCCTCGGTAGAGGTGTTCGGGCTTATAGCGGAAGCATTGGATGTGGATGTGAGAGTGTTATTTAATACGACTAAAGAGTAA
- a CDS encoding helicase-related protein, whose translation MKILDNKQGRTVENELSQRIDNSTIVSISTGMFSIYAFYLLREKMKHVKGLNILLLTNPQTNKANGVSIAMDNSFWGATEEGELKRQLLLRTAAEECSRILERSRIRALKVPNAFGFKLIFVEKENEGCVIHSGMADFSADTLGFIGAKNPQQHILQDGNNEVVQLKQIYDQTWTDSTLTKEITKLAIEELKKGYRDYSPDSVYYMILHHLFHYSIVDFADDKIFKSKTGFKEKEIWKKLYKFQQDGVMGAIEKIEKYGGCIIADSVGLGKTFEALAVIKYYELRNDRVLVLCPKKLRDNWTVYTQNDKRNILINDRFNYDVLCHTDLTRLRGKSGDIDLAAINWANYDLVVIDESHNFRNNYPSKGEMTRYARMMNEVIKKGVKTKLLMLSATPVNNRMNDLKNQISFITEGDDSVFEEEGIDNISNVMKLAQRQFSDWAKYSDRNINELFDRLDNRYFKLLDMLTIARSRKHIVKYYDSADVGRFPTRLRPINEKTDIDSEQLFPSLRNINNAIRKLNLANYSPVSSLKEEKKAEYAAKYDYQLSTGSVFTQSDREKNLVDLMRVNYLKRMESSIYSFYLSVKALLEQVNQNLYKIEHISELSDKSITIDNVDIEEDESDYLIGNKVKVLLQDIDLVKWRQELEYDRDTLTKLMESAATISAARDEKLTRLKEVIARKIENPINEDNKKVIVFTAFADTATYLYQELSEWILDEYGLFTALIKGSGTNKTNFPDIERKEMNELLTHFSPYSKERDKTYPNVKREIDLLIATDCISEGQNLQDCDYLVNYDIHWNPVRIIQRFGRIDRLGSKNEQIQLVNFWPNMELNEYINLESRVKGKMVLLDISATGEENLIEMNENDEMTDLEYRRKQLEQLQSTVLDLEDIQGGITITDTNMNDFRMDIMEYEKNHLADLQDIPLGVHTVVEIDDEDIPPGTIFCMRSSVQQKGQSLLAPYYLVYMGEDGETVLGYMQGKRCLDYLKKLCQGKTEVLAELAQQLKRETKNYANMKAYSSAFQLAIESVIGKSQEVGAASFFSTELVSLNAEGVTSQSDFDIVAFVVVKRK comes from the coding sequence ATGAAGATATTAGATAACAAGCAAGGCCGGACGGTCGAGAATGAATTATCACAGAGAATAGACAATAGCACGATTGTCTCTATTAGTACCGGGATGTTCAGCATCTATGCTTTTTATCTTTTGCGTGAAAAGATGAAACATGTCAAGGGGCTAAACATTTTACTTTTGACCAATCCGCAAACAAATAAAGCAAATGGAGTCTCCATTGCGATGGATAATTCATTTTGGGGTGCGACTGAGGAGGGAGAGCTTAAAAGACAACTGCTGTTGAGAACGGCAGCCGAAGAGTGCAGCCGTATCCTTGAAAGAAGCCGCATCCGTGCGCTTAAAGTTCCCAATGCTTTTGGATTTAAGTTGATTTTTGTTGAAAAAGAGAATGAAGGTTGTGTGATTCATTCAGGGATGGCAGATTTCAGTGCAGACACCTTAGGTTTTATCGGCGCTAAAAATCCGCAGCAACATATTTTACAAGACGGGAATAATGAAGTTGTCCAACTCAAACAGATATATGATCAGACTTGGACGGACTCAACCCTGACTAAGGAGATCACAAAATTGGCTATTGAAGAACTGAAAAAGGGATATAGGGATTATTCTCCCGATTCAGTCTATTACATGATATTGCACCATCTGTTCCACTACTCTATCGTTGACTTTGCCGACGATAAGATCTTTAAATCCAAGACCGGCTTTAAGGAAAAGGAGATTTGGAAAAAGCTCTACAAATTTCAGCAAGATGGAGTAATGGGAGCCATTGAGAAGATAGAGAAGTATGGCGGTTGTATCATAGCTGATAGTGTGGGGCTGGGTAAAACCTTTGAGGCACTTGCCGTTATCAAATATTATGAATTGCGAAACGACCGGGTGCTTGTTCTTTGTCCCAAAAAATTGCGCGACAACTGGACGGTTTATACACAGAATGACAAACGCAACATTCTTATCAACGACCGTTTCAACTACGATGTATTATGTCACACCGACTTAACCCGTCTTCGTGGAAAGTCGGGCGATATAGACCTTGCCGCTATCAATTGGGCAAACTACGACTTGGTGGTCATTGACGAATCACACAATTTCCGGAATAATTATCCCTCTAAAGGCGAAATGACCCGTTATGCCCGAATGATGAATGAAGTCATCAAAAAGGGTGTAAAAACAAAACTGTTGATGCTTTCGGCGACACCGGTGAACAACCGGATGAATGATCTCAAAAACCAAATATCGTTTATCACGGAAGGCGACGACAGCGTATTCGAAGAAGAGGGCATAGATAATATATCCAACGTAATGAAGCTGGCGCAGCGGCAGTTTTCCGATTGGGCAAAATATTCGGATCGGAATATAAACGAGTTGTTCGACCGGTTGGATAATCGTTATTTCAAACTATTGGACATGCTTACTATCGCCCGTTCACGCAAGCATATCGTGAAATATTACGATTCGGCGGATGTGGGAAGGTTTCCGACCCGTCTGAGACCGATAAACGAAAAAACCGATATCGACAGTGAACAACTGTTTCCTTCGTTACGTAACATCAACAATGCTATTCGGAAGCTGAATCTGGCAAATTACTCGCCCGTATCTTCACTGAAAGAGGAGAAAAAAGCGGAATATGCGGCAAAATATGACTATCAGTTGAGTACGGGAAGTGTTTTTACGCAGTCCGACCGGGAAAAGAACTTAGTTGACCTTATGCGGGTGAATTACCTGAAACGGATGGAGAGTTCCATTTATTCTTTTTATCTGAGTGTAAAAGCGCTATTAGAGCAAGTCAATCAAAATTTATACAAGATAGAACATATATCCGAATTGTCGGATAAATCCATTACCATAGATAATGTTGATATAGAAGAGGATGAAAGTGATTATTTGATTGGCAACAAGGTAAAAGTATTACTTCAAGATATTGATTTGGTAAAATGGCGACAAGAGTTAGAATACGACCGCGATACACTTACAAAGCTAATGGAGAGTGCCGCCACCATATCGGCTGCTCGTGATGAAAAACTGACACGACTGAAAGAGGTCATCGCCCGCAAAATAGAAAACCCGATCAACGAAGACAATAAAAAAGTCATTGTTTTTACCGCTTTTGCGGATACGGCTACCTATCTTTATCAAGAATTGTCAGAATGGATATTGGATGAATATGGCTTATTTACCGCTTTGATAAAAGGAAGCGGGACAAATAAAACAAACTTCCCTGATATAGAAAGGAAAGAGATGAACGAACTGCTTACTCATTTCTCGCCTTATTCAAAAGAGCGTGATAAAACCTATCCGAATGTCAAAAGAGAGATAGACCTGCTCATTGCCACCGATTGTATTTCGGAAGGACAAAACCTGCAAGATTGTGACTATTTGGTAAACTATGATATTCATTGGAATCCGGTGCGTATCATTCAACGTTTCGGTCGTATCGACCGCTTAGGCTCCAAGAATGAACAAATCCAGTTGGTCAATTTCTGGCCGAATATGGAGCTGAATGAATATATCAACTTAGAGAGCCGGGTGAAAGGGAAGATGGTCTTACTCGATATTTCCGCTACCGGAGAGGAGAATCTCATAGAGATGAACGAAAACGACGAAATGACCGATTTGGAATATCGTCGTAAACAGTTGGAGCAACTCCAAAGTACAGTACTCGATTTGGAAGACATTCAAGGAGGAATAACCATTACAGACACCAACATGAACGATTTCCGAATGGATATTATGGAATACGAGAAAAACCACCTTGCCGATTTGCAGGATATTCCGTTGGGCGTCCATACCGTGGTCGAAATAGACGATGAAGATATACCGCCCGGCACTATTTTCTGTATGCGTAGCTCTGTACAACAAAAAGGCCAAAGTCTGTTGGCTCCCTATTATTTGGTGTATATGGGCGAAGATGGAGAAACGGTTTTAGGCTATATGCAGGGAAAACGTTGTCTGGATTACCTGAAAAAACTGTGTCAGGGCAAAACGGAAGTGCTGGCAGAGTTAGCGCAACAACTGAAAAGAGAGACAAAGAACTATGCCAATATGAAAGCCTATTCGTCCGCTTTTCAGTTAGCCATTGAGAGCGTTATCGGTAAATCGCAAGAGGTAGGTGCTGCTTCGTTTTTCTCTACAGAATTAGTTTCGCTCAATGCCGAAGGGGTTACCTCACAAAGCGATTTTGATATTGTGGCATTTGTTGTTGTCAAGCGGAAATAA
- a CDS encoding nucleotidyl transferase AbiEii/AbiGii toxin family protein, whose protein sequence is MDERIAITNHKNSNRMSIWLNYSEDEKMVLLQQTAVARKISAEQAIEKDWWVTAILAALSKSSWADFLQFKGGTSLSKAWGLISRFSEDIDLTISRSFFDLPEETNQQRTKIRREAFHYIEEKLLPELDGILSSEGITGYKIELVTKNSSDMVTLVEVKYKSILPTKIDYLLPVVKIEFSAMSLDEPFENREIATLIHSRFPEIDSEIKSLFKSVLPERTFLEKIFLLHEEYQKENPRTDRMSRHLYDLEKMMDSSFAQSALQDTDLYKAVVSHRQKFNSIKDVDYTTHEPVQIRICPPDHLMGSWRKDYENMKESFIYDKEKKTFDKIIERMEELTGRIRKINL, encoded by the coding sequence ATGGATGAAAGAATTGCTATTACCAATCATAAAAACAGTAACAGAATGAGTATTTGGCTGAATTATAGCGAAGATGAAAAAATGGTTTTGCTACAACAAACAGCAGTGGCCAGAAAAATTTCAGCAGAACAGGCAATTGAAAAGGATTGGTGGGTAACGGCCATTTTGGCAGCATTGTCAAAATCTTCGTGGGCGGATTTTCTGCAATTCAAGGGCGGAACTTCCCTCAGTAAAGCGTGGGGATTGATTAGTCGCTTCAGTGAAGATATAGATTTGACTATAAGTCGTTCGTTTTTCGATCTACCTGAAGAAACCAATCAGCAACGAACAAAAATTCGCCGAGAAGCTTTCCATTACATAGAAGAGAAGTTGCTCCCCGAGTTAGATGGTATACTTTCTTCAGAAGGAATAACAGGTTATAAAATTGAGCTTGTTACAAAAAACAGTAGCGATATGGTAACTTTAGTAGAAGTAAAATACAAAAGTATTCTTCCGACTAAAATAGATTACCTCCTTCCGGTTGTCAAGATTGAGTTCAGTGCCATGTCTCTTGACGAGCCGTTTGAAAATCGAGAAATTGCAACGCTTATCCATTCCCGGTTTCCTGAAATTGATAGCGAAATAAAGTCACTTTTTAAGTCCGTATTACCGGAACGTACCTTTTTGGAAAAAATATTCTTGTTGCACGAGGAGTATCAAAAGGAAAATCCACGCACGGATAGGATGTCAAGACATTTATACGATTTGGAAAAGATGATGGATAGCTCTTTCGCTCAATCAGCGTTGCAAGATACGGACTTATACAAAGCCGTTGTCAGTCATCGTCAAAAGTTCAACAGCATAAAGGATGTTGACTATACAACACACGAACCTGTTCAGATCCGGATTTGTCCTCCCGACCACTTGATGGGGAGTTGGAGAAAAGATTACGAAAACATGAAAGAGAGTTTCATTTATGATAAAGAGAAAAAAACATTCGATAAAATTATCGAGAGGATGGAAGAGCTTACCGGCAGGATAAGAAAAATCAACCTATAA
- a CDS encoding DUF6088 family protein, protein MEENISQKVRDRVTRFKKGDLFTVRDFEDLNNDSLVTRTLSRLQNEGIIVRVATGIYMNPIKTQFGVLHPTIDQIAHKIAERDRAQIMPTGDTALNILGFSTQVPMNAVYITNGAKRKVQVGERNIIFKNVVQKNFQFKGKLLPLIIIALKELGENQVTDEIKDKISKLLSESDAEERATMMHDLYLSPVWMKELLLPIIKTVTE, encoded by the coding sequence ATGGAAGAGAATATTTCACAAAAAGTTAGAGATCGAGTAACTCGCTTTAAGAAAGGCGACTTGTTCACTGTGCGTGATTTTGAAGATTTAAATAATGATAGCCTTGTTACCCGAACGTTATCCCGTCTGCAAAATGAAGGCATCATTGTTCGTGTGGCAACCGGCATCTATATGAATCCCATAAAAACGCAATTTGGTGTTCTGCACCCTACGATTGACCAAATTGCCCACAAAATAGCCGAACGAGACAGGGCTCAGATTATGCCAACCGGTGATACTGCCTTAAATATTTTGGGCTTTTCTACTCAAGTACCGATGAACGCCGTATATATTACCAACGGAGCTAAGCGAAAAGTGCAAGTTGGCGAAAGAAATATTATTTTCAAAAATGTTGTTCAGAAAAACTTTCAATTCAAGGGTAAGCTTCTGCCATTGATAATTATTGCACTAAAAGAACTTGGAGAAAATCAGGTAACGGACGAAATAAAGGACAAAATAAGTAAGCTTCTTTCGGAGAGTGATGCCGAAGAGCGAGCAACAATGATGCACGATTTATACCTGTCGCCGGTATGGATGAAAGAATTGCTATTACCAATCATAAAAACAGTAACAGAATGA